A stretch of the Capsicum annuum cultivar UCD-10X-F1 chromosome 10, UCD10Xv1.1, whole genome shotgun sequence genome encodes the following:
- the LOC107845838 gene encoding probable cyclic nucleotide-gated ion channel 6 yields MRIKRRYSEQWMHYKVLPPELRERVQRYDQYKWLETKEVDVQSLMQNMLEDIRRDIKQHLCLNLVRRVPLFETIYEWMLDAICERLKPSLSTEKVYMVREGDLVNEMIFIICGPLEIVKTDGGRSGFFNRGILKGNDFRGEELLTLAMDPKFGLNLPPSTRTVKALK; encoded by the exons ATGAGGATCAAAAGGCGTTACTCAGAGCAGTGGATGCATTATAAAGTACTTCCTCCTGAGCTAAGGGAGAGAGTTCAGCGTTATGATCAGTACAAATGGTTGGAAACTAAAGAAGTAGATGTGCAGAGTTTGATGCAAAATATGCTCGAAGACATTAGGAGGGATATTAAGCAGCATCTCTGTTTGAATTTGGTCAGAAGG GTTCccttgtttgagaccatatacGAGTGGATGCTCGATGCCATATGTGAGCGATTGAAACCAAGTTTAAGCACAGAAAAGGTGTACATGGTTAGAGAAGGAGATCTAGTTAATGAAATGATCTTTATAATCTGTGGTCCTCTAGAAATTGTAAAAACTGATGGTGGGAGGAGTGGATTCTTCAACAGAGGTATCCTAAAAGGAAACGACTTTCGTGGTGAGGAGCTACTAACATTGGCAATGGATCCAAAATTTGGTTTAAACTTGCCACCATCGACTAGGACAGTTAAGGCTTTGAAGTAA